In the Ipomoea triloba cultivar NCNSP0323 chromosome 6, ASM357664v1 genome, one interval contains:
- the LOC116023326 gene encoding thioredoxin-like protein CXXS1 → MDFEEGQKRRKVIKIDSKQSWDIFLYHAKNQSRPIVIHFTASWCIPSVAMTPVLAELALSYQNILFLSVDVDEVKEVAAEMEIKAMPTFVFMRDGIQVDKLVGANPDKIKNRIAAFTINS, encoded by the exons ATGGATTTTGAGGAGGGCCAAAAACGCCGCAAAGTCATCAAAATAGATTCCAAACAAAGCTGGGATATCTTTCTGTATCATGCCAAAAATCAATCCCGTCCA ATTGTGATACATTTTACAGCTTCTTGGTGCATACCTTCAGTAGCCATGACTCCTGTTTTAGCAGAACTGGCCTTGAGCTACCAAAACATCCTCTTTCTCTCTGTGGATGTAGATGAGGTCAAG GAGGTAGCGGCTGAGATGGAAATCAAGGCCATGCCGACCTTCGTGTTTATGAGGGATGGAATTCAGGTGGATAAGCTTGTGGGAGCTAATCCAGACAAAATCAAAAACAGAATCGCTGCATTCACCATCAACTCTTGA
- the LOC116023212 gene encoding thioredoxin-like protein CXXS1 yields the protein MSNCHSYKLKEMGFEEGQKRCKVIKIDSKQSWDIFMYHAKNQARPIVIHFTASWCIPSVAMAPVIAELALSYQNILFLSVDVDEVKEVAAEMEIKAMPTFMFMRDGVEVVDKLVGANPEEIRNRIAAAFINSTT from the exons ATGAGTAATTGCCACtcatacaaattaaaagagatGGGATTTGAAGAAGGCCAAAAGCGCTGCAAAGTCATCAAAATAGATTCCAAACAAAGCTGGGATATCTTTATGTATCATGCCAAAAATCAAGCCCGTCCA ATTGTGATACATTTTACAGCTTCTTGGTGCATACCTTCAGTAGCTATGGCTCCTGTTATAGCAGAACTGGCCTTGAGCTACCAAAACATCCTTTTTCTGTCGGTGGATGTAGATGAAGTCaag GAGGTAGCGGCTGAAATGGAAATCAAGGCCATGCCAACCTTCATGTTTATGAGGGATGGAGTTGAGGTAGTGGATAAGCTTGTGGGAGCTAATCCAGAGGAAATCAGAAACAGAATTGCAGCTGCATTCATCAACTCTACTACTTAA